From Pyxicephalus adspersus chromosome 7, UCB_Pads_2.0, whole genome shotgun sequence, a single genomic window includes:
- the LOC140336132 gene encoding uncharacterized protein, protein MPFKVFSRKKKAALALMCLLSAEEEDIEKKRRMWCKDWLLDRDNISHENLLSELRHSFPDDYKNYLRMSDVCFQQLLSAVGPFLQKQDTFMRKSITPEQRLIATLRYLATGRSLQDMKFSTGISPQAMGHIIPETCAAIIDCLKDEYMKFPDTPEEWLAIASEFQDLWNFPNCGGAIDGKHVRITPPADSGSYY, encoded by the exons atgcccttcaaagtgttctcaaggaagaagaaagcagctcttgctttgatgtgtctgcttagtgctgaagaggaggacattgagaagaagcggcgaatgtggtgtaaggactggttgttggaccgagacaacatttcacatgagaatctgctaagtgaactgcgccactcattcccagatgactacaagaattatcttcgtatgtcagatgtctgtttccagcaattactttcagcagttggaccttttctgcagaaacaagataccttcatgaggaagtccattacacctgagcagaggttgatcgccaccctgagataccttgccactggaagatctctgcaggacatgaagttctccactgggatctcaccgcaagcaatgggtcatatcatccccgagacatgtgcagcaattatcgactgcttgaaagatgagtacatgaag tttcctgatacaccagaggaatggctggccatcgcttcagaatttcaagatttatggaacttcccaaattgtggaggagcaattgatgggaagcatgtaagaattaccccaccggcagacagtggatcttattattaa